The following coding sequences lie in one Arachis hypogaea cultivar Tifrunner chromosome 9, arahy.Tifrunner.gnm2.J5K5, whole genome shotgun sequence genomic window:
- the LOC112710091 gene encoding ABC transporter C family member 8 has protein sequence MAYYGNTIGDDFTSWSSCLKNFDFTSLCTQRSIVGITNLLFVFMFYTVLLISFIKRSSSRNGNTSHRRKNKFFIFVLVCCALISIGFVTIGLWNHMSLLSCIVRGIVWISLSFSLILQRQKWVKTLSTFWWICSSILVSILDIEILFKDHAIEVLDVVLWLVNLLLLLCAFQNLGFFVTQSGGNQGDADLSEPLLDRKDGENARTGLCNASILSKLIFSWINPLLKLGYSKALSLEDIPSVVPEDEADSAHQVFVLAWENLLREKRKNNNNSTKNLVLWSLARVYLKENLLIAVYALIRTICVVVSPLILYAFVNYSNRSSTEKNLKDGLSILGCLIVTKVFETLSQRHWFFDSRRSGMKMRSALMVAVYQKQLRLSSPARMRHSAGEIVNYIAVDAYRMGEFPWWLHVTWACVLQLIMSLIVLFGVVGLGALPGLIPFIICGLLNVPFAKVIQKSQSQFMLAQDERLRSTSEILNSMKIIKLQSWEEKFKSLVESLRAKEFIWLSKTQIMKGYGSILYWMAPTIVSAVVFLGCVLFHSAPLDAGTIFTVLATLRIMSEPVRMIPEALSVLIQVVVSFDRLNTFLLAEELDSNEIVRSVKQSSVGDNNAVEIEGGNFTWDQGSVSPTLADVNLEVKWGHKVAVVGPVGGGKSSLLHAILGEIPKISGNVNVYGTIAYVSQISWIQSGTVRDNILFGKPMDKKRYQNTIKACALDKDINDFSHGDLTEIGQRGINMSGGQKQRIQLARAVYNDADIYLFDDPFSAVDAHTAAHLFNECVMTALREKTVILVTHQVEFLSEVDKILVMEGGKITQSGSYDDILTAGTAFEQLVTAHKDAITEFDRNNQNQGGPENNKAMTPPEESQGSNISKTQSEGEISFKGQTGSQLTQEEETEIGDLGWKPFWDYISFSKGQLMLCLMILGQFAFVALQSASTFWLALAIEMPKVTSAVLIGVYALVSFSSAIFVYLRSLVSALLGLKASSAFFSSFNKAIFSAPMLFFDSTPVGRILTRASSDLSILDFDIPYSITFVASVAIEIVVIIGIMASVTWQVLIVAIPATLASKYVQGYYQASAREIIRINGTTKAPVMNFAAETSLGVVTVRAFNMVDRFVKNYLKLVDTDASLFFHSNVTMEWLIIRIETLQNLTVFTAALLLILVPMDYVSPGLVGLSLSYAFTLTQAQIFWTRWFCNLSNYVISIERIKQFIHIPAEPPAIVEDNRPPTSWPWKGRIDLQSLEIRYRPNAPIVLKGITCTFKEGSRVGVVGRTGSGKTTLISALFRLVEPSRGNIIIDGIDICSLGLKDLRMKLSIIPQEATLFKGSIRTNLDPLGLYSDDEIWKALEKCQLKEAISKLPSLLDSSVSDEGGNWSLGQRQLFCLGRVLLKRNRILVLDEATASVDSATDAILQRIIREEFAECTVITVAHRVPTVIDSDMVMVLSYGKLLEYDDPSKLMETNSSFSKLVAEYWASCKRSSSQI, from the exons ATGGCTTACTATGGGAACACGATAG GTGATGATTTCACATCATGGAGTAGTTGTCTAAAGAACTTTGATTTCACTTCATTATGTACTCAAAGAAGCATAGTGGGAATCACAAATCTACTTTTTGTGTTTATGTTCTACACCGTTTTGCTTATTAGTTTCATCAAAAGAAGTTCTTCAAGAAATGGCAATACTAGCCACAGAAGAAAGAACAAGTTCTTCATATTTGTATTAGTTTGTTGTGCTCTTATCAGCATTGGTTTTGTCACAATTGGTCTATGGAATCACATGAGCTTGTTATCTTGCATTGTAAGAGGGATTGTTTGGATCTCTTTATCATTTTCCTTGATTCTTCAGAGACAAAAATGGGTGAAGACTCTCAGCACTTTCTGGTGGATATGTTCTTCTATTTTGGTGTCAATTTTGGATATTGAAATTCTTTTCAAGGATCATGCAATTGAGGTTCTTGATGTGGTGCTTTGGCTTGTGAATTTGTTACTTCTATTATGTGCTTTTCAAAATCTTGGTTTCTTTGTCACACAAAGTGGTGGTAACCAAGGTGATGCAGATTTATCTGAGCCTCTTTTGGATCGAAAAGACGGCGAAAATGCACGAACAGGACTATGCAATGCTTCCATTTTGAGTAAATTGATCTTCTCTTGGATTAACCCTTTGCTCAAATTGGGTTACTCAAAGGCACTATCACTTGAAGACATTCCTTCAGTTGTTCCTGAAGATGAAGCAGATtctgcacaccaagtgtttgttctTGCATGGGAGAATCTTTTAAGGGAAAAGAGaaagaacaataataatagtaCCAAGAACTTGGTTCTTTGGTCTCTAGCTAGAGTTTACTTAAAAGAGAATCTTTTGATTGCAGTCTATGCATTGATTAGAACTATTTGTGTTGTGGTTTCTCCACTTATACTCTATGCTTTTGTGAACTATTCAAATAGAAGTAGCACTGAGAAAAATCTCAAAGATGGTCTTTCTATATTGGGGTGTTTGATTGTCACAAAGGTGTTTGAAACATTGTCTCAAAGACATTGGTTCTTTGATTCAAGGAGGTCAGGTATGAAGATGAGGTCTGCTCTGATGGTGGCAGTGTATCAGAAACAGCTAAGGCTTTCTAGCCCTGCTCGAATGAGGCACTCCGCCGGTGAAATTGTTAATTACATTGCGGTGGATGCATACAGAATGGGAGAGTTTCCTTGGTGGCTTCATGTAACATGGGCCTGTGTATTGCAGCTTATTATGTCTCTTATAGTCTTGTTCGGCGTTGTAGGTCTCGGTGCTCTGCCTGGCCTAATCCCTTTCATAATCTGTGGGCTACTCAATGTGCCATTTGCAAAGGTGATACAAAAGTCTCAGTCTCAGTTCATGTTAGCACAAGATGAGCGCTTAAGATCAACTTCAGAGATACTTAACAGCATGAAGATCATCAAGTTACAATCATGGGAGGAAAAATTCAAGAGCTTGGTTGAGTCGCTTCGCGCGAAAGAATTTATATGGTTGTCTAAGACACAGATCATGAAGGGTTATGGCTCAATTCTTTATTGGATGGCTCCTACAATTGTTTCTGCTGTTGTCTTCCTAGGATGTGTTCTGTTCCATAGTGCTCCATTGGATGCAGGGACAATTTTCACAGTTCTTGCAACATTGAGGATCATGTCGGAACCAGTTAGGATGATCCCTGAGGCTCTCTCTGTTCTTATCCAAGTTGTGGTATCTTTTGATCGGCTCAATACCTTTTTGCTTGCTGAAGAGTTAGACAGTAATGAAATTGTAAGGAGTGTTAAGCAAAGTTCAGTTGGTGACAACAATGCTGTAGAAATTGAAGGTGGAAACTTTACTTGGGATCAGGGATCAGTGTCCCCAACTTTAGCTGATGTGAATTTGGAGGTGAAATGGGGGCATAAAGTAGCAGTTGTTGGGCCAGTTGGAGGTGGAAAATCATCTCTCTTGCATGCAATACTTGGAGAGATTCCAAAGATTTCAGGAAAT GTTAATGTATATGGCACCATAGCATATGTTTCTCAAATTTCTTGGATCCAAAGTGGGACAGTTAGAGATAACATACTCTTtggcaagccaatggacaagaaAAGATATCAGAATACCATTAAGGCCTGTGCCTTGGATAAGGACATCAATGATTTCAGCCATGGTGATCTGACAGAAATCGGTCAGAGAGGGATCAACATGAGTGGAGGACAAAAGCAAAGGATTCAACTAGCTAGAGCAGTGTACAATGATGCTGACATTTATCTCTTTGATGATCCTTTCAGTGCAGTTGATGCCCACACTGCTgctcatttattcaat GAATGTGTCATGACAGCTCTTAGGGAAAAAACAGTCATTTTAGTGACTCATCAAGTGGAGTTTCTCTCAGAAGTTGATAAAATCCTG GTGATGGAGGGAGGGAAAATTACTCAGTCAGGTAGTTATGATGATATCCTAACAGCCGGGACAGCATTCGAACAACTTGTGACTGCTCACAAAGATGCAATAACAGAGTTTGATCGGAACAACCAAAACCAAGGAGGACCTGAAAATAATAAGGCTATGACTCCTCCAGAAGAGTCTCAAGGTTCTAATATCTCTAAAACTCAAAGTGAGGGTGAGATTTCTTTCAAGGGTCAAACTGGCTCACAACTCACACAAGAGGAAGAGACAGAGATTGGTGATCTTGGGTGGAAACCATTTTGGGATTACATTTCCTTCTCCAAGGGGCAACTTATGCTGTGCTTGATGATATTAGGACAATTTGCTTTTGTTGCTTTGCAATCTGCATCAACCTTTTGGCTTGCACTAGCAATTGAGATGCCAAAAGTGACTAGTGCTGTTTTGATTGGAGTTTATGCATTGGTCTCATTTAGCAGTGCTATTTTTGTGTATCTGAGGTCTTTGGTATCTGCACTTCTTGGATTAAAAGCTTCATCAGCCTTCTTCTCTAGTTTCAATAAGGCTATCTTCAGTGCTCCTATGTTGTTCTTTGATTCAACCCCTGTAGGAAGGATTTTAACCCGA GCTTCATCAGATTTGAGTATTCTGGACTTTGACATACCTTATTCCATCACTTTTGTAGCATCTGTAGCTATTGAAATTGTGGTGATCATTGGTATAATGGCTTCAGTCACATGGCAAGTTCTCATAGTTGCAATTCCTGCTACACTAGCATCAAAATATGTTCAG ggATATTATCAAGCCTCTGCAAGAGAAATAATAAGGATCAATGGAACAACCAAAGCACCAGTGATGAATTTTGCAGCTGAGACATCACTTGGAGTGGTTACTGTTAGAGCATTCAACATGGTGGATAGATTTGTCAAGAACTACCTAAAGCTTGTGGACACAGATGCATCACTATTCTTTCATTCTAATGTGACCATGGAATGGTTAATTATAAGGATTGAAACACTTCAAAACTTGACAGTCTTCACTGCAGCCTTGTTACTTATTCTAGTTCCTATGGATTATGTGTCCCCAG GGCTTGTGGGACTTTCACTTTCTTATGCATTCACATTGACACAAGCACAAATATTTTGGACAAGATGGTTTTGCAACTTATCAAACTATGTTATCTCTATTGAAAGAATCAAACAATTCATTCACATACCAGCTGAGCCTCCTGCTATTGTGGAGGATAACAGGCCTCCAACTTCATGGCCATGGAAGGGTAGAATCGATCTTCAATCCTTAGag ATTAGATATCGTCCGAATGCACCAATAGTCCTGAAAGGAATTACTTGCACATTCAAAGAAGGGAGTAGAGTGGGAGTTGTAGGAAGAacaggaagtggaaaaacaacaCTTATAAGTGCTCTGTTTCGATTGGTCGAGCCTTCAAGAGGTAACATTATTATTGATGGGATTGACATATGCTCATTGGGGTTGAAGGATTTGAGAATGAAGCTAAGCATTATCCCTCAAGAAGCAACTCTTTTCAAGGGTAGCATTAGAACAAACTTGGACCCTTTAGGCCTTTACTCAGATGATGAAATATGGAAG gcTTTAGAGAAGTGTCAACTTAAGGAGGCAATCAGCAAGCTACCAAGTCTCTTGGACTCATCAG TGAGTGATGAAGGTGGAAATTGGAGCTTGGGACAGCGGCAACTGTTTTGTCTTGGAAGAGTACTTCTTAAGAGGAACAGAATTCTTGTTCTTGATGAAGCAACTGCATCCGTTGATTCTGCTACAGATGCCATTCTACAAAGAATTATTAGAGAAGAATTTGCAGAATGCACTGTAATAACTGTGGCTCACAGAGTTCCAACTGTTATAGACAGTGACATGGTCATGGTCCTATCTTATG GGAAACTACTGGAATATGATGATCCCTCAAAGCTTATGGAGACGAACTCATCATTCTCTAAGCTTGTAGCTGAATATTGGGCAAGTTGCAAGAGGAGTTCTTCTCAAATCTAA